GGACGCCGCCGGCATCGTCGCCGCCCTGGCGTCGTACGTCGATCGGCTGCGCGAGCAGCTCGACCTCGCCAAGGACCGGCTCGCCCTCGTGCAGGAGCGTCGGGCTCACCAACTGGGGCACGTCGAGCCGAGCGACGGCCGCGTGCTCGACCCCGAGACCGCCGACGTCCTCGACCCTGACAGCGACCTGTGGACCTTCGAGCAGAAGCTCCTTCGGGAGGACGAGCGCCAGACCTCGGGAGTTGACCGTCCGTCGTTCCTCGACGAACGCTTCACCGGATCGGTCGACCCGTCCCTGCGGGGCGAGATCGAGCGTCGCCTCGAGCTGCTCTCCCCCGACGAGGACGAGCTCGTCGCCGCGCTCGCTGCCCGTGCGTCCGCCGAGGCCGAACGGGTCGCGGACGAGGCCGAGGCGATGGCAGCGCGCGCACAGGCGCAGCACGACTCGGCCGACCTCGACCTCGACGAGTGGGAGAGCAGCGACACTGCCAGCGCCCCGGAGTCAGCCGACTCCCATGTGGCGCAACCGCCGGTCGCGGGCCCGCAGGTGGCGGCCCCCCAGGTCGCGGCCGCCGAGCCTGTGGAGGCGGCAGAGACAGAGGCAGAGGCAGAGGCAGAGGCAGAGCCTGAGCCCGAGACCCAGCCTGCGGCCGAGCCGGCACCTGCGGCGGAGGTTCCTGCCGTCGACGTCGACGCGGACGTCGACATCCCCGTCGCCGAGGAGCCAGCAGACGGTACGGAGACGTCCGTCGCCGCAACCCGGGCCGTCGGAGACGAGGCACCCACTCCGGCCGACGAGGCCCCCGACCTGAACCCTCCCGCTGAGGAGGAGTCCGAGACACCCGAGGCAGCACACAGCCTCGACGCACCGGACGAGTCGGGCTCCGAGGAGCGGGCCGACGACGTGGCGACCGCCGCGCCCGCGGTCCCCGCCGGAGAGGCGCCGCCCGAGCAGCCGGCCGACGACGAACCGCTCGCTGCAGAGACGCCTGCCGAGGAGCCGGTCGCCGAGGTGCCGGTCGCCGAGGAGCCGGTCGCCGACGAGCCGGTCGCCGAAGACGGCGGGACACCGTCGGCGACCGCCGACGCCGACGACGTACGACCCGGCGAGCACGCCACCGACGCCGACGCCGACGCACCTCCTTCGCGGTCCGCGTTCACGGACGAGTCACCGGCCCCTGCTGGCGGCGGCCGCCGCCGTGCGGACGTCCCGGTCAAGGGGCCCGACACGCCTCCGCCCGCACCCCCGTCCGGCTTCGCGATGCTCGCCGGCACCGATCCGATCACGCGGACCAACCCGCTCGCCGGCATCGCCGACGTCGAGGCCGCGTACCGTCTCGCTCGCGCACAGGAGGAGACCCAGTGGGACCTCCCGGCGTTCGTGGACGATCCCGAGCCGGAGCCGGGGCCGGCTGGTCCCGCGTCAGCGCCGATCGCTCCGTTGCCGGCCTGGTCGGGCATGACCTTCACTCCGTACGCGCAGTCGAGCTCCGTGCAGCGCGACGAGGACGAGCTGCCGACCGCGGAGTACCCCGCGATCCGGTTCGACACGTTCGGTGGGCAGGCGAGCGCGTTGTCCCCGCTCGTCGAGCCCGCCGAGACGCCCGAGCCGCCGACGACCTCGCACGAGCCGCGCGACGAGACCATCGACGGCGGCCTCGCCGACCCCGGCACCGACCTCGGCCCGCACGTCGAGGACGGGACGGAGCCCGACGCGCTGGCACAGCGACGGGCCCGTCGCTCGCGCGAGCCTCGGACGCCCGGGGTGCCCACGGCGTACGAGTTCGCGTACGACCCCACGCAGGGCCCGGCGCACCCCAGCTTCCTGGATCCGCCGGGTGATGAGGGCGGCGACGACGCGCAGGTGTATCCGCTGCGCCCCCGCAACGACGACAAGCGCCCGGGCCAGCCCCGCTGAGCGGGGCCGGCCGGGCGCCGGCTGAGCAGCCTCAGGTCAGGAGGGTCCGCACCACCCGCAGCCCGACGGACAGACGAGCGAGGTCGGGGCTGTCCTCGCCCCAGATCTCCTCCAACGTCTCCTCGGCACGCTGCAGGACCAGCGCCTCCGACGCCCCCCACTCCCTCACCCGCTCGTGCGGCGAGAGGTCGCCGTCCGTCGTCGCCAGCACCTTGCGGGCCAGCTGACCCTGGACGCCCAGCAGGTCGTCGCGCAACGCGGCCCGCGCCATCGAGCGCCACCGGTCGTCGCGCGGCAGACCCTGGATCCGGTGCGCGAGCCGGTCGAGGCCCAGCTGCTCACCGAGCTCGAGGAAGACGAGAGCGACGGTCTCGACGTCCAGCCCGGTGGAGCGGACGACGTCGGCCATCTCGATCGCACCGTACGCCGGAGCGAGGACGGCGAACTCCTCGGCGTCCTCCCGGGGGACGCCGGCGGCCGCGAGCTCGTCGGCACGCGCTGCCCACGCATCCCGCTCCCGGCCGAGCAGGAAGGTCGGCAGGCTGCGCAGCAGGTGCTCCACCGTCGTACCGAAGTAGTCGACGCTGCCCTCGACGTCGGTGTAGCGGCGATGGTTCACCAGCCACCGCGAGACGCGTTCGACGAGCGCTTGGACGGCACCGCGCATGCGCTCCTGGACGTCGGCGGGGACCACGTTGTCGAGGTCGGCGACGCGCTCGAGCATCGCGCGCTCGCCGCAGATCTCCGCCGCGATCGACCGGGCGCGTGCCAGGTCGGACGCGGTGATGCCGGTCTCTCCCGACAGCCGGTGGAAGTAGGAGATGCCGCCCCGGTTCACCATCTCGTTGACGATCGCCGTGACCACGATCTGCCGGCGCAGCGGATGCTCGGCCATGTCGGCGCGGTACTTGTGCTGCAGGGCCGACGGAAAGTATCTGATCAGGTGTGTCTTGTAGTACGGGTCGTCGGCGATGTCGGAGTCGAGCAGCTCCTCCTCGAGCACGATCTTGGTGTAGGCCAGCAGGACCGCGAGCTCGGGCGCCGTCATCCCGACGCCTTGCGCCCGGCGCTCGGAGACCTGCTTCTCGCTCGGCAGGAACTCGATCGCGCGATTGAGGTAGCCGGCCCGCTCGAGGCGCGTCATCCAGCTCGCGTGCGCGTGGAGCAGGCTCACGGCGGCGTCGACCGACCCGGCGAGCGACACGTTCTGGTCGTAGTTGTCCTCGAGGACCAGCCGCGCCACCTCGTCGGTCATCGACGCGAGCAGCGTGTCCCGCTCGGACTCCGTCAGCTCACCGCGCGCGGTCACGCGGTTGAGCAGGATCTTGATGTTGACCTCGTGGTCGCTGGTGTCGACCCCTGCGGAGTTGTCGATGAAGTCCGTGTCGATCCGGCCACCGGACAGCGCGTACTCGATGCGTCCGAGCTGCGTGAAGCCCAGGTTGCCGCCCTCGCCCACGCACTTGCAGCGCAGGTCGGCCCCGTTGACACGGATGGCGTTGTTGGCCTTGTCGCCGGCGTCGGCGTTCGACTCCG
Above is a genomic segment from Mumia sp. Pv4-285 containing:
- a CDS encoding PspA/IM30 family protein, whose amino-acid sequence is MAEKQSVLGRVTALAQADVETLIDDSADPEALFIALGRAFTTTIAEAEEALAAAVATKRLTEHDRSEDRQTADDWGVHAATAAYHAAELRVEGNMSGAAIFEGLARAALERQLTTEQAVADAAGIVAALASYVDRLREQLDLAKDRLALVQERRAHQLGHVEPSDGRVLDPETADVLDPDSDLWTFEQKLLREDERQTSGVDRPSFLDERFTGSVDPSLRGEIERRLELLSPDEDELVAALAARASAEAERVADEAEAMAARAQAQHDSADLDLDEWESSDTASAPESADSHVAQPPVAGPQVAAPQVAAAEPVEAAETEAEAEAEAEPEPETQPAAEPAPAAEVPAVDVDADVDIPVAEEPADGTETSVAATRAVGDEAPTPADEAPDLNPPAEEESETPEAAHSLDAPDESGSEERADDVATAAPAVPAGEAPPEQPADDEPLAAETPAEEPVAEVPVAEEPVADEPVAEDGGTPSATADADDVRPGEHATDADADAPPSRSAFTDESPAPAGGGRRRADVPVKGPDTPPPAPPSGFAMLAGTDPITRTNPLAGIADVEAAYRLARAQEETQWDLPAFVDDPEPEPGPAGPASAPIAPLPAWSGMTFTPYAQSSSVQRDEDELPTAEYPAIRFDTFGGQASALSPLVEPAETPEPPTTSHEPRDETIDGGLADPGTDLGPHVEDGTEPDALAQRRARRSREPRTPGVPTAYEFAYDPTQGPAHPSFLDPPGDEGGDDAQVYPLRPRNDDKRPGQPR